A genomic segment from Acidobacteriota bacterium encodes:
- a CDS encoding VCBS repeat-containing protein yields the protein MGKGFAVVAGVVVLVCSCPAGGRAAVPEPERAALIALYNATGGDGWLDNTGWKTPPLAPDGFAQPGTEGSWYGVTLSGEDHVIDLSLAGNHLAGVIPSSIGNFPELTGLNFNTNQLAGQVPTEIGQLTQLVTLSAADNQLSGPLPASMGNLTHLRGITLHWNRLSGPIPDSFGNLAALEMLSIWSNQLSGPLPGSLANLVALKALILNDNQLTGPIPAWIGSLPILQHLQVDNNLFEGGPFPAHIRNLRELVTLGLTGCGLAGSIPEWIGELNKLETLHLSANLLAGPIPDSMNNLSHLRDLRLGNNDLTGVIPSALGSFADLTWLDLGGNDLSGPIPPGLGNLTGLLCLNLGGGNSLTGGDVLASLTGLTALTNLTLDGCGLTGEIPAALGQLSQLTELNLGNNDLSGPIPASLGQLTQLGRLRLQGNRLYGPIPPQLGNLSLLTYLGLENNRLSGPIPPELGSLPNLTGLDLSGNQLSGSIPAGLGNLGELRTLALGGNALSGAIPPELGNLRKLNSLVLDNNLLSGSIPVSFGDLTELGSIVLSYNQLSGPLPSSLGNLDKLLWLSLDHNRLSGDIPVTIAQLGSLETLNLASNEFSGTVPPGLAQLTNAKQINLGWNQLSGPLPPELGQMTWLQDVRIDHNRLTGPLPPEIGGMTGLRVLGLDSNALQGPVPATLVQLSNLQGLGLYWNALYSNDPAVYAFINSFSGQGDWYGWETIPPAGFHTETASGNFVRLAWVAHPYQGGVTGYEIEQALSQGGPFTPFESFDNHGVNATSRCACSEETRYYRIRSYCEPIEFNPNWRYSDWSPVVEVPASPPPSGTLTVYHDPAQQGHVEPGGGAQVLPASYLTFAVPPEALAHVTAANPAVIQVSLPAGAALSQTLADGWTDTDAPLAQGGFTVRDLAVSEYMLTGNDRPQATGTPVPAGIGEHAVQLLRYVAGEHALWVRVTESTSGWAPSQPNRFLGFTLGLGTGVWPPNGSSNLGPAGQHAQYTTLFFADLTDFAFGVDGHFPVSLCAFRQRDWAPAGVAIAPSCPSLFTQEAGKAGGGASAVAPSLTSLDTADVNGDGYLDMVSVDQAPRLLHWACGRADGTWPEYETLDLTPVAPVTVTLGDVTGDGRPDVLVSDTAGVLHVYPWAEVFGAAPKGGKPRAAWTARLAGTPGEAVLADVNRDLQKEYLFTDPAGGCLTVMSGPKFATARHYATGNDPRWLTLGDFDGDGWTDAAVARVATPALAVLLNDGAGLFMAPAGLSLAAAPVDLGSGDFNRDGRKDLVVLTAADKALNAFLSQPGGIFGAGASSSIVFTSTPAALQVENFDGINGADVLVGFSDDATLALCTTDASGTLTRTADLATAGNVLADPLNGTATLQPDGVLALAAGTTVGGVSSEQGVAMLQLRDTGVWNLPQSLELSFGVVNTGSTEALLTAEVYDDLTGAVKGAGTVVLPPGAQSARYVKEVVGTAAELANRWARCWLTASGVVGFWLVNRWTDTVYVDGGRVQDAREARTELVFPVMAVSGGRKTTVLLLNPNRGEARVSGQLIGPDGAAKGEPLPLLLSGLGRKVLDVGAAFPGASESDWLRVRSDQGLLGTTLFGPPQAMACAEALPVTGEGGALYSPHAASGDFGVVYASELSLVNPGAAAVTAGVELRDDAGGQLASGSVSIPAGGKARLDVGTFFGLSGAVTGYLRVIPDGDAELLGSIVFGETGEQGRFLSCLPLVRCGAPRQVMAHIANGEVAGIRFATGLAVLNTFEDSQVVTPVTLTAWNSLGLPLGEYVIHLPGKNRAVFYLDQVIPGLPDLFGGYLRLETPPSSTGIAAYELFHDGALQFLSAVPAVALP from the coding sequence ATGGGGAAGGGGTTTGCCGTCGTCGCGGGCGTGGTGGTCCTGGTCTGCTCCTGCCCCGCCGGGGGGCGGGCGGCCGTCCCCGAGCCGGAACGGGCGGCCCTGATCGCCCTCTACAATGCCACCGGCGGCGACGGCTGGCTCGACAACACCGGCTGGAAGACACCCCCCCTGGCCCCCGACGGCTTCGCCCAGCCCGGGACGGAGGGGTCCTGGTACGGGGTGACGCTGAGCGGCGAGGACCATGTCATCGACCTCAGCCTGGCCGGCAATCATCTGGCCGGGGTCATCCCTTCCAGCATCGGGAATTTCCCCGAGCTGACCGGGCTGAATTTCAACACGAACCAGCTCGCCGGGCAGGTCCCGACCGAAATCGGTCAGTTGACCCAGCTCGTCACTCTCTCGGCCGCTGACAACCAGCTGTCGGGACCGTTGCCGGCTTCCATGGGCAACCTGACCCATCTGCGCGGGATCACGCTCCACTGGAACCGGCTGAGCGGCCCCATCCCGGACAGTTTCGGCAACCTGGCCGCCCTGGAGATGCTGTCGATCTGGTCGAACCAGCTTTCGGGGCCGCTTCCGGGCAGCCTCGCCAACCTGGTGGCGCTCAAGGCCTTGATCCTCAACGATAACCAGCTGACCGGGCCCATCCCCGCCTGGATCGGCAGCCTGCCGATTCTCCAGCACCTCCAGGTGGACAACAACCTTTTCGAGGGAGGGCCGTTCCCCGCCCACATCCGGAACCTCCGGGAACTCGTCACCCTGGGCCTGACGGGCTGTGGCCTCGCCGGGAGCATCCCGGAATGGATCGGTGAACTCAACAAACTGGAAACCCTTCACCTGTCCGCCAACCTGCTCGCCGGACCGATCCCGGACTCAATGAACAACTTGTCCCATTTACGGGACCTGAGACTGGGCAACAACGACCTGACCGGTGTCATCCCCTCGGCACTCGGTTCATTTGCAGATCTGACCTGGCTGGACCTGGGCGGCAACGACCTCTCCGGCCCTATCCCTCCCGGGCTGGGGAACCTGACCGGGCTGCTCTGCCTGAACCTCGGCGGCGGCAACAGCTTGACGGGTGGTGACGTTCTGGCTTCCCTCACCGGCCTGACCGCCCTGACGAACCTGACGCTCGACGGGTGCGGCCTGACCGGCGAAATCCCCGCCGCCCTCGGTCAATTGAGCCAGTTGACGGAGTTGAACCTGGGGAACAACGACCTTTCCGGGCCGATTCCGGCCTCCCTGGGCCAATTGACGCAGTTGGGGAGGCTCAGGCTCCAGGGCAATCGCTTATACGGGCCCATTCCTCCCCAGTTGGGCAATCTGTCCCTGCTGACCTACCTGGGCCTCGAGAACAACCGGCTTTCCGGGCCGATCCCCCCTGAACTCGGGTCCCTGCCGAACCTGACCGGCCTTGACCTGAGCGGCAACCAATTGTCCGGGAGCATTCCCGCGGGGCTGGGCAACCTGGGGGAACTGCGCACCCTGGCCCTCGGCGGGAACGCGCTCAGCGGCGCCATCCCGCCGGAACTCGGCAATCTCCGCAAGCTGAACAGCCTCGTCCTGGACAACAACCTTCTCTCGGGGAGCATTCCGGTTTCCTTCGGCGATCTGACCGAGCTGGGTTCAATCGTTCTGAGCTATAACCAGTTGAGCGGCCCCCTCCCGTCGAGTCTCGGGAACCTGGACAAGCTGCTGTGGCTGTCCCTGGACCACAACCGGTTGTCCGGCGACATTCCCGTCACGATCGCGCAGCTGGGCTCCCTCGAGACCTTGAACCTCGCTTCCAACGAGTTCTCGGGGACGGTCCCGCCCGGCTTGGCCCAACTGACGAATGCGAAACAGATCAACCTCGGCTGGAATCAGCTGAGCGGCCCCCTTCCGCCCGAGTTGGGTCAGATGACGTGGCTGCAGGATGTGCGCATCGATCACAACCGCCTGACGGGGCCGCTCCCCCCGGAAATCGGCGGGATGACCGGGCTTCGCGTCCTCGGCCTGGACAGCAATGCCCTGCAGGGGCCGGTGCCCGCGACCCTGGTGCAGCTCTCCAACCTGCAGGGCCTGGGCCTGTATTGGAACGCTCTGTACTCCAACGATCCGGCTGTGTACGCTTTTATCAACAGTTTCTCCGGCCAGGGAGATTGGTACGGCTGGGAGACTATCCCGCCCGCAGGCTTTCATACGGAGACGGCCAGCGGGAATTTTGTTCGGCTGGCCTGGGTCGCGCATCCTTACCAGGGCGGTGTGACAGGGTATGAGATCGAACAAGCGCTCTCCCAGGGCGGTCCGTTCACTCCATTCGAATCCTTCGACAACCACGGCGTGAATGCGACGTCCCGCTGCGCCTGCTCGGAAGAGACGCGGTATTACCGGATCCGGAGCTACTGCGAACCGATCGAGTTCAACCCGAACTGGCGCTACAGCGACTGGAGCCCGGTGGTGGAGGTCCCCGCCTCGCCGCCGCCGTCCGGCACCCTCACGGTCTACCACGACCCGGCGCAGCAGGGCCACGTGGAGCCGGGCGGGGGGGCGCAGGTGCTGCCGGCCAGCTACCTGACCTTCGCCGTGCCGCCGGAGGCGCTCGCCCACGTCACGGCGGCGAACCCGGCGGTGATCCAGGTGTCGCTGCCGGCGGGGGCCGCCCTGAGCCAGACCCTGGCGGACGGCTGGACCGACACCGACGCCCCGCTCGCCCAGGGGGGCTTCACGGTGCGGGACCTGGCGGTGTCGGAGTACATGCTGACGGGGAACGACCGCCCGCAGGCGACGGGGACGCCCGTCCCTGCGGGGATCGGCGAGCACGCGGTGCAGCTGTTGCGCTACGTGGCGGGGGAGCACGCGCTGTGGGTCCGGGTCACCGAGAGCACGTCGGGATGGGCTCCCTCGCAGCCCAACCGCTTCCTGGGCTTCACCCTCGGCCTGGGCACGGGGGTGTGGCCCCCGAACGGGTCGAGCAACCTGGGGCCGGCGGGGCAGCACGCCCAGTACACCACGCTGTTTTTCGCGGACCTGACGGACTTCGCCTTCGGGGTGGACGGGCATTTCCCGGTGTCGCTGTGCGCCTTCCGGCAACGGGACTGGGCTCCAGCCGGGGTGGCCATCGCGCCGTCGTGCCCCAGCCTGTTCACCCAGGAGGCCGGGAAGGCGGGGGGCGGCGCCTCGGCGGTGGCGCCGTCGCTGACGTCACTGGACACCGCCGACGTCAACGGCGACGGGTACCTGGACATGGTCTCGGTGGACCAGGCGCCGCGGCTGCTTCACTGGGCCTGCGGCCGGGCGGACGGAACGTGGCCGGAGTACGAGACGCTGGACCTGACGCCGGTGGCGCCGGTGACGGTGACCCTGGGGGACGTGACGGGGGACGGCCGCCCGGATGTGCTGGTGTCGGACACGGCGGGGGTGCTCCACGTGTACCCGTGGGCGGAGGTGTTCGGCGCGGCCCCAAAGGGCGGCAAACCGCGGGCGGCGTGGACGGCCCGGCTGGCGGGGACGCCGGGGGAAGCCGTGCTGGCGGACGTGAACCGGGACCTTCAGAAGGAATACCTCTTCACCGACCCGGCGGGCGGCTGCCTGACGGTGATGTCGGGGCCGAAGTTCGCGACGGCGCGGCACTACGCGACGGGGAACGACCCGCGGTGGCTGACGCTGGGGGATTTCGACGGTGATGGCTGGACGGACGCGGCGGTGGCGCGGGTGGCGACGCCCGCGCTCGCGGTCCTGCTGAACGACGGGGCGGGTCTCTTCATGGCGCCGGCGGGGCTGTCGCTGGCGGCGGCGCCGGTGGACCTGGGGTCGGGGGACTTCAACCGGGACGGACGGAAGGACCTGGTGGTGCTGACCGCGGCGGACAAGGCCCTCAACGCGTTCCTGTCCCAGCCCGGCGGGATTTTCGGCGCGGGGGCCTCGTCGTCGATCGTGTTCACGTCCACGCCGGCGGCCCTGCAAGTGGAGAACTTCGACGGGATAAACGGGGCGGACGTGCTGGTGGGTTTTTCGGACGACGCCACGCTGGCGCTGTGCACGACGGATGCGTCGGGGACGCTGACGCGGACGGCGGACCTGGCGACGGCGGGGAACGTGCTGGCCGACCCGCTGAACGGCACGGCGACCCTCCAGCCCGACGGGGTCCTGGCCCTGGCGGCGGGGACCACCGTGGGCGGGGTGTCGTCTGAGCAGGGGGTGGCGATGCTCCAGCTGCGGGACACGGGCGTCTGGAACCTGCCGCAGAGCCTGGAACTGTCCTTCGGCGTGGTGAACACGGGGAGCACGGAGGCGCTACTGACGGCGGAGGTGTACGACGACCTGACCGGCGCAGTGAAGGGGGCCGGGACGGTGGTGCTGCCGCCCGGGGCGCAGAGCGCGCGGTACGTGAAGGAAGTGGTGGGGACGGCGGCGGAGCTGGCGAACCGCTGGGCGCGCTGCTGGTTGACGGCGTCCGGGGTGGTCGGCTTCTGGCTGGTGAACCGCTGGACGGACACGGTCTACGTGGACGGCGGCCGGGTGCAGGACGCGAGGGAAGCGCGGACGGAGTTGGTTTTCCCGGTGATGGCCGTTTCGGGGGGTCGGAAGACGACGGTGCTCCTGCTGAACCCGAACCGGGGAGAGGCCCGGGTGAGCGGGCAGTTGATCGGCCCGGACGGGGCGGCGAAGGGGGAACCGCTTCCCCTGCTGCTGTCGGGGCTTGGCCGGAAGGTCCTGGACGTGGGGGCGGCTTTCCCCGGGGCGTCGGAGAGCGACTGGCTGCGGGTGCGCTCCGACCAGGGCCTGCTGGGGACGACGCTTTTCGGCCCCCCCCAGGCGATGGCGTGCGCCGAGGCCCTGCCGGTGACGGGGGAAGGCGGGGCGCTGTACAGCCCCCACGCGGCGAGCGGGGACTTCGGGGTGGTGTACGCCTCGGAGCTGTCCCTGGTGAACCCGGGGGCGGCGGCGGTGACGGCCGGGGTGGAACTGCGGGACGACGCGGGGGGGCAACTGGCGTCGGGGAGCGTGTCCATCCCGGCGGGTGGAAAGGCACGGCTCGACGTGGGAACGTTCTTCGGCCTGAGCGGGGCGGTGACGGGGTACCTTCGGGTGATCCCGGACGGAGACGCGGAACTGCTCGGGAGCATTGTTTTCGGGGAGACGGGTGAGCAGGGGCGATTCCTGAGCTGTCTGCCGCTGGTGCGGTGCGGGGCGCCGCGCCAGGTGATGGCGCACATCGCCAACGGGGAGGTGGCGGGGATCCGCTTCGCCACGGGCCTGGCCGTGCTCAACACGTTCGAGGACAGCCAGGTCGTGACGCCCGTGACGCTGACGGCCTGGAACAGCCTGGGGCTGCCCTTGGGTGAATACGTGATCCACCTGCCGGGGAAGAACCGGGCGGTGTTTTACCTGGACCAGGTGATCCCGGGGTTGCCGGACCTGTTCGGGGGTTACCTGAGGCTGGAGACGCCGCCTTCGTCCACGGGAATCGCGGCCTACGAGCTGTTCCACGACGGCGCCCTGCAGTTTCTCAGCGCGGTGCCGGCGGTGGCCTTGCCTTGA
- a CDS encoding YfhO family protein, translated as MADAGIPGGFGTGAPRRWAGLRESALSPARGAGFALLLALLLAALFLPVLRGSDSLFARDLFNFHYPLWKATADSFRTSGEIPLWNPLLNFGQNAAGNPNYLLFYPPAWIRFVLEPLAALNLFIVLHLFLGGLAFRALLRRWGADGAAAGWGGAAYALGGVALSLTCLLTLVPWVFLSPLACLALEGVLKRPGPGPAARLALVLSLTVTVFEPLLAFGLGLGLLGRLGIHLGRVGREGSPGRLALALAGALLTAGVITQPLLREGARTLAASPRTLDAGSETALYSRHPKMLHALFVPNPFSVSFGMERTYRGGEYTEGQEPYLVSLFVGASALILGVVALSGRRRGAALALLAAFLAFCLLALGTRAPLLGNWVQGLPLLNQARYPDKLMFFAAFAWTALATLGLSRVRSGGGGEGGGGAPRRFTILLGLALFMAVVGVSLRVPGSSAASLWPVPALAVAGVAALLLFPGRGGYRPWALPLAGALLLAELVVGNRFAVPFGPRVVFLEKVPILEAVRSAEGGFSASRLAVEGFPTGVRYAGKTDSLIWYYRALRQSGTPYPGFTEGAGYGFDFVFDRLDPLGAAAFREASLALPFDARLRLYAAAGVRWLLSPIPHEHPGLERIGLYPTGATYLYALYRVNAGQGRAVVKTAAAPPPPGDPPLQSLLGAGDALAWVPGRFAGEARRLGPPGKGAYPGGIRDDGFNRVEVTTDAPAAGVLVLRDAYDPGWTAWVDGREAPVFPADYIFRGVFVSAGRHRVRFEFHPPGWGWMVPLSLAALAATLCLAFLHRTSAVPRRAGFGEDTK; from the coding sequence ATGGCGGATGCGGGGATTCCCGGCGGCTTCGGGACCGGCGCGCCCCGGCGGTGGGCGGGTCTGCGCGAGAGCGCGCTGTCCCCGGCCCGGGGCGCCGGTTTCGCCCTCCTGCTCGCACTGCTGCTCGCCGCGCTCTTCCTCCCGGTGCTCCGGGGCTCCGACTCCCTCTTCGCCCGGGACCTCTTCAACTTTCACTACCCCCTCTGGAAGGCGACGGCCGACAGCTTCCGGACATCGGGCGAGATCCCGCTCTGGAACCCCCTCCTCAACTTCGGCCAGAACGCCGCCGGAAACCCCAACTACCTCCTGTTCTACCCGCCGGCCTGGATCCGCTTCGTTCTCGAGCCGCTGGCCGCCCTGAACCTTTTCATCGTTTTGCACCTTTTCCTCGGCGGCCTGGCCTTCCGCGCGCTCCTGCGACGGTGGGGCGCCGACGGGGCGGCGGCGGGGTGGGGAGGCGCCGCGTACGCCCTGGGCGGCGTGGCCCTGTCCCTGACCTGTCTCCTGACGCTCGTGCCCTGGGTTTTTCTTTCGCCCCTGGCCTGCCTCGCCCTGGAGGGGGTGCTCAAGCGCCCCGGCCCCGGGCCCGCGGCCCGCCTGGCCCTGGTTTTGTCCCTCACGGTGACCGTGTTCGAACCGCTGCTGGCCTTCGGTTTGGGCCTGGGTCTCCTCGGGCGCCTGGGGATTCACCTGGGCCGTGTCGGGCGCGAAGGAAGCCCGGGGCGACTGGCCCTGGCGCTGGCGGGGGCGCTGCTGACGGCGGGGGTGATCACGCAGCCCCTGCTGCGCGAAGGGGCGCGGACCCTGGCCGCGAGCCCCCGGACCCTCGACGCCGGGTCGGAGACGGCGCTCTACAGCCGTCACCCGAAGATGTTGCACGCCCTGTTCGTGCCGAACCCGTTCTCCGTCTCCTTCGGGATGGAGCGGACGTACCGGGGCGGGGAGTACACCGAGGGGCAGGAACCCTACCTCGTGTCCCTCTTCGTGGGCGCCTCCGCGCTGATCCTCGGGGTGGTCGCCCTGTCCGGCCGCCGTCGCGGGGCGGCCCTCGCGCTGCTGGCGGCCTTCCTCGCCTTCTGCCTGCTCGCCCTGGGGACCCGGGCCCCCCTGCTGGGGAACTGGGTCCAGGGCCTGCCGCTGCTGAACCAGGCCCGGTACCCGGACAAGCTCATGTTCTTCGCCGCCTTCGCCTGGACGGCCCTGGCCACCCTCGGCCTGTCACGGGTACGATCCGGCGGCGGCGGGGAAGGGGGAGGCGGCGCACCCCGCCGGTTCACCATCCTCCTGGGGCTTGCCCTCTTCATGGCCGTGGTCGGGGTTTCCCTCCGGGTCCCCGGGAGTTCGGCCGCTTCCCTCTGGCCGGTCCCTGCGCTGGCCGTGGCCGGGGTCGCGGCGCTCCTGCTGTTCCCCGGGAGGGGAGGATACCGGCCCTGGGCCCTTCCCCTGGCCGGCGCCCTGTTGCTGGCGGAACTGGTCGTCGGCAACCGTTTCGCCGTTCCCTTCGGGCCCCGGGTGGTCTTTCTCGAGAAGGTCCCCATCCTGGAGGCGGTCCGGTCCGCGGAGGGCGGCTTTTCGGCCTCCCGGCTGGCGGTGGAGGGGTTTCCGACAGGGGTTCGGTACGCCGGGAAGACCGACAGCCTGATCTGGTACTACCGGGCCCTTCGGCAGTCGGGGACGCCGTATCCCGGGTTCACCGAGGGGGCCGGCTACGGCTTCGACTTCGTCTTCGACCGCCTGGACCCGCTGGGGGCCGCCGCGTTCCGGGAAGCGAGCCTCGCCCTGCCGTTCGACGCGAGGCTGCGGCTCTACGCCGCCGCCGGCGTGCGGTGGCTCCTGTCGCCGATCCCCCACGAGCACCCCGGGCTCGAGCGCATCGGGCTGTACCCCACGGGGGCGACTTACCTCTATGCCCTCTACCGGGTGAACGCCGGGCAGGGACGGGCGGTGGTGAAGACGGCCGCCGCCCCGCCGCCCCCGGGTGACCCGCCGCTGCAGTCCCTGCTCGGGGCGGGGGACGCGCTGGCCTGGGTCCCGGGGCGCTTCGCGGGCGAGGCCCGGCGCTTGGGGCCCCCGGGAAAGGGCGCCTACCCCGGCGGCATCCGCGACGACGGCTTCAACCGGGTCGAGGTGACGACCGACGCTCCCGCGGCGGGTGTCCTCGTGTTGCGGGACGCCTACGACCCGGGTTGGACCGCGTGGGTGGACGGCCGGGAGGCGCCCGTGTTCCCGGCGGACTACATCTTCCGGGGCGTGTTCGTGAGTGCCGGGAGGCACCGGGTCCGTTTCGAGTTCCACCCCCCCGGCTGGGGGTGGATGGTCCCCCTCTCCCTTGCCGCCCTCGCCGCGACCCTCTGCCTCGCCTTCCTTCACCGGACATCTGCGGTTCCCCGCCGGGCGGGCTTCGGGGAGGATACGAAGTAA
- a CDS encoding carboxypeptidase regulatory-like domain-containing protein: protein MSPTRGERIFNVSAPSEAGGAGKPGGAVRWAVPLLALLVWTGTVFGAMAGLGASIRGQVRDEAGNALAGVRVRLAHAGKGVVRQTLTDEKGHFLFGNLFLESYVLSAELDGYNAVSRAGLVPTGEGELRVDIVLRPEEGGDGNPSPAAAGRGRNEGRGSSGLSADKGQP from the coding sequence ATGTCCCCGACCCGTGGAGAGAGGATATTCAACGTCAGCGCCCCGTCGGAAGCCGGGGGGGCGGGCAAGCCGGGCGGTGCGGTGCGGTGGGCGGTCCCGCTGCTCGCCCTGCTGGTGTGGACCGGCACGGTCTTCGGCGCGATGGCGGGGCTCGGCGCCAGCATCCGCGGGCAGGTGAGGGACGAGGCCGGCAACGCCCTGGCCGGGGTCCGCGTCCGTCTCGCCCACGCGGGGAAGGGCGTCGTCCGGCAGACGCTCACCGACGAGAAAGGGCATTTCCTCTTCGGGAACCTCTTCCTCGAGAGCTACGTGCTGTCCGCCGAACTGGACGGCTACAACGCGGTCTCCCGGGCGGGGCTGGTCCCGACGGGGGAGGGCGAACTCCGGGTCGATATCGTCCTCCGGCCCGAAGAGGGGGGCGACGGGAACCCTTCCCCCGCCGCCGCCGGACGGGGTCGGAACGAAGGCCGCGGATCTTCAGGCCTGTCGGCGGATAAGGGACAGCCCTGA
- a CDS encoding DEAD/DEAH box helicase, whose protein sequence is MAEGHRDFALDRAVDTVRRFTLRNGALSAWRTLPASDGDYRPFPDFMHPRVVEALGRQGIASLYSHQEEAIRHVFAGKNVVLVTPTASGKTLAYNVPVVQAVLEDPTARALYLFPTKALSQDQLSGLQSLVDGVGGGVKTCTYDGDTPGDARRAIREMGHIIISNPDMLHQAVLPHHTKWVKLFRNLRYVVVDEIHTYRGVFGSHVANLFRRLKRVCAFYGSRPQFICCSATIANPAQLAERLLEEPVELVDRNGAPSGEKVILFYNPPVVNAELGIRQSYITATRKLATILLRDGISTIIFAMSRLNVEVLVKYLKDAVEKRIPDKGLVRGYRGGYLPNLRREIEKGLRDGSIRGVVGTNALELGIDIGSLNACVIAGYPGSIAATWQQAGRAGRKSGRAFIALVGRSLPLDQFIMNQPEYFFGRSPEHALINPDNPLVLMSHLKCAAFELPFRDGETLGRAGVEDYLQMLVEDGILHRSSGRTHWMNQSYPADDVSLRNIADGNFVVLDADDNNKAIGEVDFDSAPELIHKDAVYLSESVPYVVENLDYEGRKAYVRRGDTDYYTDAIVYTSVRVLDEFDHSVQGNTLCENGEVHVVKEFAGFKKVRFYTSENLGYGDIHLPQHDLHTTAYWITGRPDVLAKLPHSRLDLVDGFLGAAYALHHVATLLLMCDYGDLGRSVGDRHARWYAALTAQGKGIFTPDGRLDEGDMAFFDRFEPTLFLYDNITGGIGLAEDLAGRHDELLGRTVALIRACPCKQGCPSCVGPVNEPDVRTKQVAVAVLEAMRGTLPAPASPGEGV, encoded by the coding sequence ATGGCTGAAGGACACCGGGATTTCGCACTCGACCGCGCGGTGGACACCGTCCGCCGCTTCACGCTCCGCAACGGCGCGCTGTCGGCCTGGCGCACCCTCCCCGCGTCCGACGGGGATTACCGGCCCTTCCCTGACTTTATGCACCCCCGCGTCGTCGAGGCGCTGGGCCGGCAGGGGATCGCCTCGCTTTACAGCCACCAGGAGGAAGCGATTCGGCACGTCTTCGCCGGGAAGAACGTGGTGCTGGTCACGCCGACCGCCTCGGGAAAGACCCTGGCCTACAACGTCCCCGTGGTGCAGGCCGTCCTCGAGGACCCCACGGCCCGCGCCCTCTACCTCTTCCCCACCAAGGCGCTCTCCCAGGACCAGCTCTCGGGGCTCCAGTCCCTCGTCGACGGCGTCGGCGGCGGGGTGAAGACCTGCACCTACGACGGCGACACCCCGGGCGACGCCCGCCGCGCCATCCGGGAGATGGGCCACATCATCATCTCCAACCCCGACATGCTCCACCAGGCGGTCCTGCCCCACCACACGAAATGGGTCAAGCTCTTCCGCAACCTCCGCTACGTGGTCGTCGACGAGATCCACACCTACCGGGGCGTCTTCGGCTCCCACGTGGCCAACCTCTTCCGGCGACTCAAGCGGGTCTGCGCCTTCTACGGCTCCCGCCCGCAGTTCATCTGCTGCTCCGCCACCATCGCCAACCCCGCCCAGCTCGCCGAACGGCTCCTGGAGGAACCGGTGGAGCTGGTGGACCGCAACGGGGCCCCCAGCGGCGAGAAGGTCATCCTCTTCTACAACCCGCCCGTGGTGAACGCGGAGCTGGGGATCCGGCAGAGCTACATCACCGCCACCCGGAAACTGGCCACCATCCTCCTGCGGGACGGCATCTCCACCATCATCTTCGCCATGAGCCGCCTCAACGTCGAGGTTCTGGTCAAGTACCTCAAGGACGCGGTGGAGAAGCGCATCCCCGACAAGGGGCTGGTGAGGGGGTACCGGGGCGGGTACCTCCCCAACCTGCGCCGCGAGATCGAAAAGGGGCTGCGGGACGGCTCCATCCGGGGGGTGGTGGGGACCAACGCCCTGGAGCTGGGCATCGACATCGGCTCCCTCAACGCCTGCGTCATCGCCGGTTACCCCGGCTCCATCGCCGCCACCTGGCAGCAGGCGGGACGCGCGGGGCGCAAGTCGGGGCGCGCCTTCATCGCCCTGGTGGGCCGGAGCCTTCCCCTGGACCAGTTCATCATGAACCAGCCCGAGTACTTTTTCGGCCGCTCCCCCGAGCACGCCCTCATCAACCCGGACAACCCCCTGGTCCTCATGAGCCACCTCAAGTGCGCCGCCTTCGAACTGCCTTTCCGGGACGGCGAGACCCTCGGCCGCGCCGGGGTGGAGGACTACCTGCAGATGCTGGTGGAAGACGGGATTTTGCACCGCAGCTCCGGCCGGACCCACTGGATGAACCAGTCCTACCCCGCCGACGACGTCAGCCTGCGCAACATCGCCGACGGCAACTTCGTGGTCCTGGACGCCGACGACAACAACAAGGCCATCGGCGAGGTGGACTTCGACAGCGCCCCCGAGCTGATCCACAAGGACGCCGTCTACCTCTCGGAGAGCGTCCCCTACGTCGTGGAGAACCTGGATTACGAGGGGCGCAAGGCCTACGTCCGGCGGGGCGACACCGACTACTACACCGACGCCATCGTCTACACCAGCGTCCGGGTGCTGGACGAGTTCGACCACTCGGTGCAGGGGAACACCCTGTGCGAGAACGGGGAGGTCCACGTCGTCAAGGAGTTCGCCGGGTTCAAGAAGGTCCGGTTCTACACCTCGGAAAACCTGGGTTACGGGGACATCCACCTCCCCCAGCACGACCTCCACACCACCGCCTACTGGATCACGGGGCGGCCCGACGTCCTGGCGAAGCTGCCCCACTCCCGGCTCGACCTGGTGGACGGTTTCCTCGGCGCCGCCTACGCCCTGCACCACGTGGCCACCCTGCTCCTGATGTGCGACTACGGCGACCTGGGCCGCAGCGTCGGGGACCGGCACGCCCGCTGGTACGCCGCGCTGACCGCCCAGGGCAAGGGGATCTTCACTCCCGACGGCCGCCTCGACGAGGGGGACATGGCGTTCTTCGACCGCTTCGAGCCGACGCTCTTCCTCTACGACAACATCACCGGCGGCATCGGCCTGGCGGAGGACCTGGCGGGGCGCCACGACGAACTGCTGGGGCGGACGGTGGCGCTGATCCGCGCCTGTCCCTGCAAGCAGGGCTGTCCCTCCTGCGTCGGCCCGGTGAACGAGCCCGACGTCCGCACCAAGCAGGTCGCCGTCGCGGTGCTGGAGGCAATGCGGGGAACGCTTCCCGCCCCGGCGTCTCCCGGGGAAGGGGTTTAG